From Spirosoma aerolatum, one genomic window encodes:
- the dnaJ gene encoding molecular chaperone DnaJ — MATKRDYYEILGVDKNVSSEDLKKAYRKMAIKYHPDKNPDDPTAEEKFKEAAEAYDVLNDPQKRARYDQFGHAGMGGAAGGYGAGGPTMEDIFSQFGDVFGDDSPFGSFFRGANGGGGRQRVRRGSDLRIKLKLNLQEVANGVEKKIKVKRHVTCNTCGGNGSKNGTAVQTCSTCQGTGQIRKVVNTMLGQMVSTSTCPTCNGEGKIVTDRCEVCFGEGRVLQEDVIPIKIPAGVAEGIQLSVGGKGNVPPRGGVAGDLLIVIEEEEDADLKRDGNNVVFDLYVSFIDAAIGTSVEVPTIDGKARITLDPGTQSGKILRLKGKGIKELNGYGRGDELVHVNVWTPKALSSEERSILEKLRNSPNFQPKPNKNEKGFFDKMKDFFHG; from the coding sequence ATGGCAACGAAGCGCGATTATTACGAAATTCTGGGCGTCGATAAGAACGTCTCATCGGAAGACCTTAAGAAGGCCTATCGGAAAATGGCTATCAAATATCATCCCGATAAAAATCCCGATGATCCCACCGCTGAAGAGAAATTTAAGGAAGCCGCCGAGGCCTACGATGTGCTGAACGACCCCCAGAAGCGGGCTCGTTATGACCAGTTCGGGCACGCGGGCATGGGCGGTGCGGCCGGTGGATATGGCGCTGGCGGGCCAACAATGGAAGATATTTTCAGTCAGTTTGGTGATGTTTTCGGCGATGACTCTCCGTTTGGCAGCTTTTTCCGTGGGGCCAACGGTGGAGGAGGCCGTCAACGCGTTCGTCGTGGTTCCGACCTTCGCATCAAACTAAAACTGAACCTGCAGGAAGTTGCCAATGGCGTTGAAAAGAAAATTAAGGTAAAACGGCATGTGACCTGTAACACTTGCGGAGGCAACGGCTCAAAAAACGGTACGGCGGTTCAAACCTGTTCGACCTGCCAGGGCACCGGTCAAATTCGCAAAGTGGTCAACACGATGCTGGGTCAGATGGTGTCGACCAGTACCTGCCCCACCTGTAATGGCGAAGGTAAAATTGTAACTGACCGCTGTGAAGTCTGTTTTGGCGAAGGGCGCGTGTTGCAGGAAGACGTTATCCCGATCAAAATTCCAGCGGGTGTTGCCGAAGGTATTCAGCTATCGGTGGGCGGCAAAGGTAACGTCCCGCCACGCGGTGGTGTTGCCGGCGATTTGCTGATCGTGATTGAGGAGGAAGAAGATGCAGACCTGAAACGCGATGGCAACAACGTTGTGTTCGACCTATATGTCAGCTTCATCGATGCAGCCATTGGTACCAGCGTGGAAGTGCCGACGATCGATGGCAAGGCACGCATTACCCTCGATCCGGGTACACAAAGTGGTAAAATTCTCCGCCTGAAAGGAAAGGGTATTAAAGAACTCAATGGCTATGGCCGGGGTGATGAGCTGGTTCATGTAAATGTCTGGACACCCAAGGCTCTTTCGTCAGAAGAACGGTCGATTCTGGAGAAGTTGCGCAACTCGCCCAATTTCCAGCCGAAACCCAACAAAAATGAAAAAGGCTTCTTCGATAAGATGAAAGACTTTTTTCATGGTTGA
- the queG gene encoding tRNA epoxyqueuosine(34) reductase QueG → MHSPSRAYTQRIKAKAAEVGFDFCGVSKADFLEDEAPRLEAWLKNGMHGQMNYMANHFDKRLDPRLLVDGAKSVITVLLNYYPEQRLPEGDDDFKLSKYAYGTDYHFVIKDKLKDLLAFIDEEIGAVNGRVFVDSAPVMDKAWAKRAGLGWVGKHTNLINREIGSFFFIGELILDLELEPDGPITDYCGTCTRCIDACPTDAIVAPYVVDGSKCISYFTIELKEAIPEEVRGKFDNWIFGCDICQDVCPWNRFARPHQTPAFELHPELAAFTKSDWEEITEDVFREVFRRSAVKRTKLEGLKRNMAFNQGE, encoded by the coding sequence ATGCATTCTCCCTCCCGTGCCTATACGCAACGCATTAAAGCGAAAGCGGCCGAAGTAGGCTTTGACTTTTGTGGAGTGTCTAAAGCAGACTTTCTGGAAGATGAAGCGCCCCGGCTGGAAGCCTGGCTTAAAAACGGGATGCATGGCCAGATGAATTACATGGCCAACCATTTCGATAAACGACTTGACCCGCGATTACTAGTCGATGGGGCTAAGTCAGTCATCACGGTACTGCTCAACTATTATCCCGAACAGCGCCTGCCCGAAGGTGACGACGATTTCAAGCTGTCGAAATATGCGTATGGTACCGATTATCATTTCGTTATTAAAGACAAACTGAAAGACTTGCTAGCTTTTATTGATGAGGAAATCGGTGCAGTAAATGGCCGTGTTTTTGTCGATTCGGCACCAGTGATGGACAAGGCCTGGGCTAAACGTGCGGGGTTAGGCTGGGTTGGCAAGCACACGAACCTGATTAATCGGGAGATTGGCTCGTTCTTTTTTATTGGTGAACTGATTCTGGACCTCGAACTGGAGCCCGACGGCCCTATTACTGATTATTGCGGTACCTGCACGCGTTGCATTGATGCTTGCCCGACGGATGCTATCGTGGCACCCTATGTGGTAGACGGAAGCAAGTGCATTTCCTACTTTACGATCGAACTGAAAGAGGCCATCCCCGAAGAGGTGCGCGGGAAATTTGACAACTGGATTTTCGGCTGTGACATCTGCCAGGATGTCTGCCCCTGGAATCGATTTGCCCGGCCGCACCAGACCCCCGCCTTTGAGCTACATCCTGAATTGGCCGCCTTCACCAAGTCCGATTGGGAAGAAATCACGGAAGACGTGTTCCGGGAAGTCTTTCGCCGGTCGGCTGTGAAGCGTACAAAACTAGAAGGGCTGAAACGGAATATGGCCTTCAATCAAGGTGAATAA
- a CDS encoding carboxylesterase family protein has protein sequence MKLFLLSLWFCLSGLCFQTQSLAQTKSREHYKYLLYVPKTYATDQAAYPLVIYLHGGSHRGEDPAKLKAYGLPYQVEKGQDFPFIIASPQCPDGKFWSTDNWFEPLYDELKAKYRIDPKRVYLTGISMGGYGTWQTAVAYPDRFAAIVPFCGGCDDSTQICRIKQVPVWTFHGTADDIIPINETERLVKRLEQCGGQVKFTRLEAEGHGIQYLYGDKTIYEWLLKQHK, from the coding sequence ATGAAATTATTCCTGCTCTCTCTATGGTTTTGCCTGTCGGGTCTCTGTTTTCAAACGCAAAGTCTTGCCCAAACCAAATCCCGAGAACACTATAAGTACCTACTCTACGTACCGAAAACTTACGCCACCGATCAGGCAGCGTATCCGTTGGTGATTTATCTGCATGGTGGTTCACACCGGGGAGAGGACCCGGCCAAATTGAAAGCCTATGGCTTACCCTACCAGGTTGAAAAGGGTCAGGATTTTCCGTTCATCATTGCTTCGCCCCAATGCCCGGATGGTAAATTCTGGTCGACCGACAACTGGTTTGAGCCACTGTATGACGAACTAAAAGCGAAATACCGCATCGACCCTAAACGGGTGTACCTTACGGGTATCAGCATGGGAGGGTATGGAACCTGGCAAACCGCCGTAGCCTATCCCGACCGATTTGCGGCTATTGTCCCCTTTTGCGGTGGTTGCGACGACTCGACCCAGATTTGCCGTATCAAACAGGTTCCGGTCTGGACATTTCATGGTACAGCCGATGACATCATTCCTATCAACGAGACCGAACGTCTGGTAAAGCGGCTAGAGCAATGTGGCGGGCAGGTAAAGTTTACTCGATTAGAAGCCGAAGGGCATGGTATTCAGTATCTCTATGGCGACAAAACAATTTATGAGTGGCTGCTGAAACAGCACAAATAG
- a CDS encoding efflux RND transporter permease subunit, producing MNKFIRSIITFALTNRFAIFFGIALIIVGGVVSFLNTPVETFPDVTNTNVIVITQWPGRSAEEVERFVTLPLETELNSVPRKSTLRSVSLFGLSVVTMIFEDGVDNFTAQTNVANRIADVDLPDGVSAEIEPPYGPTGEIYRFTLESKTKDVTELKTIQDWVIERQIKSVPGIADVVSFGGKVKTIEVSLNPTLLANYGFTALDVDDAIKSSNINVGGDVIKQGNQSLVVRGIGLLTKPEDVAGIIIDNVNGVPIKVRDVATVKEGFQPRLGIVGRDKQDDVVECIVVMRKGENPNDVIPALKAKIDELNTKILPKDVRIKTFYDRTTLNNYTLHTVGENVLTGIFLVTLILLIFLADWRTTLTVAIVIPLALLFAFICLRARGMTANLLSIGALDFGIIIDGAVVMVEGLFVMLAHNAEKMGMMKFNKRAKLSWITQNATELGKSIFTSKIIIITALLPIFTFQKVEGKLFSPLAWTIGFALTGSLIVSLTLIPLLCSLLLNKNVRERHNPVVMGLEKAYVPALNWAIQKPAAIISIAIGALAFSLYLFLFHIGSEFLPQLNEGSIYVRASLPYSVALDESYAYTRKFRAIFEEFPEVRGVISQTGRPNDGTDPTGFFNNEFFVDLYPKEEWKRDITKDELIAQMQQKLARFRGISFNFSQPISDNVEEAVSGVKGSMAIKIIGQDLDVLDKEATKVFNVMKTVRGVSDLGVFRNLGQPEFRILLDPQKLALYNVPTDVAQSVIETAIGGKTVTQFYEGERHFDIKVRYDERFRYSPELIENLLVPTRSGSKIPLKELADIGTRSGPAFVYRENNARFIAIKFSVRDRDLGSTIAEAQKKVGQQVKLPEGFQMRWAGEFENQTRAERQLAIVVPISITIIFLILLFTFGSALDAALIILNVPFALIGGMLALWLTGINFSISAGVGFICLFGVSVQDGVILINRFKENLHNKLPISEAIREGALTRVRPVVMTALMASLGLLPAALSTGIGSETQKPLATVMIGGLITCTILSLLILPVTYELIHSRRARKELARHESKKVQIPHHP from the coding sequence ATGAACAAGTTCATTCGTAGTATCATCACGTTCGCGCTAACCAATCGGTTTGCTATCTTTTTTGGGATTGCCCTGATTATTGTAGGTGGCGTTGTTTCGTTTTTGAATACCCCCGTCGAGACGTTTCCCGACGTGACCAATACCAACGTCATTGTCATTACCCAATGGCCGGGGCGCTCGGCCGAAGAGGTGGAGCGCTTTGTCACACTGCCACTCGAAACCGAACTAAACTCGGTTCCCCGGAAGAGCACGCTTCGGTCAGTATCTCTATTCGGCCTGTCGGTTGTAACGATGATTTTCGAAGATGGCGTCGACAATTTTACGGCGCAGACCAACGTAGCCAACCGAATTGCCGATGTGGATTTGCCCGATGGCGTTTCGGCTGAGATCGAGCCGCCTTATGGACCAACCGGCGAAATTTATCGGTTCACACTGGAAAGCAAAACCAAAGACGTTACCGAACTCAAAACCATACAGGACTGGGTCATCGAACGGCAGATCAAAAGCGTACCAGGTATTGCCGATGTAGTGAGTTTTGGGGGCAAGGTTAAAACGATTGAGGTGAGCCTGAACCCTACCCTGCTGGCGAATTATGGGTTTACCGCCCTCGACGTGGATGATGCCATCAAATCCAGCAACATCAACGTAGGTGGCGATGTGATCAAACAGGGAAATCAGTCGCTGGTGGTTCGGGGCATTGGCTTGCTGACCAAACCCGAAGATGTGGCCGGCATTATTATCGACAACGTAAACGGCGTACCGATAAAAGTTCGGGATGTGGCCACGGTGAAAGAAGGTTTTCAGCCCCGACTGGGTATTGTGGGGCGGGATAAACAGGACGATGTGGTGGAGTGTATCGTTGTGATGCGCAAAGGCGAGAACCCCAACGATGTGATCCCAGCTCTGAAGGCAAAGATTGACGAGCTGAACACGAAAATTCTGCCGAAAGATGTCAGAATCAAGACCTTCTACGACCGCACTACGCTCAACAATTATACACTGCATACCGTCGGTGAAAATGTGCTGACGGGTATTTTCCTGGTAACGCTCATCCTGCTGATCTTCCTGGCCGACTGGCGAACAACACTCACCGTAGCCATTGTGATTCCGCTAGCCCTGCTGTTTGCGTTCATCTGCCTGCGAGCCCGTGGCATGACCGCTAACCTACTCAGTATCGGTGCCCTGGACTTTGGCATCATCATCGACGGGGCCGTCGTGATGGTTGAAGGGCTCTTTGTCATGCTGGCTCATAATGCCGAAAAAATGGGCATGATGAAATTTAATAAGCGAGCAAAACTGAGCTGGATCACCCAAAATGCAACGGAACTGGGCAAATCCATTTTCACGTCCAAAATCATCATCATTACGGCCCTGCTTCCCATTTTCACCTTCCAGAAAGTAGAAGGCAAGCTGTTTAGCCCATTAGCCTGGACCATTGGTTTTGCCCTGACCGGATCGCTGATTGTGAGTCTTACCCTGATTCCTCTACTCTGTAGCCTGTTGTTGAACAAGAACGTTCGCGAACGGCACAATCCTGTCGTAATGGGTCTAGAGAAAGCGTATGTTCCGGCCCTGAACTGGGCCATTCAAAAACCCGCAGCGATTATTTCGATTGCTATTGGCGCACTCGCTTTTTCGCTGTACCTGTTCCTGTTTCACATTGGCTCGGAGTTTTTGCCGCAGTTGAATGAAGGGTCGATTTATGTGCGGGCCAGCCTCCCCTATTCGGTTGCGCTGGACGAAAGCTATGCGTACACCCGTAAGTTCCGGGCCATTTTTGAGGAGTTTCCTGAGGTTCGGGGCGTCATTTCGCAAACAGGCCGCCCCAACGACGGCACCGATCCCACCGGATTTTTCAATAATGAATTTTTCGTTGATCTCTATCCGAAAGAAGAATGGAAACGGGACATTACCAAAGATGAACTTATCGCTCAGATGCAACAGAAACTGGCTCGCTTCCGAGGTATTTCGTTCAACTTCTCGCAGCCCATTTCCGACAACGTAGAAGAAGCGGTATCGGGTGTGAAAGGATCGATGGCGATCAAGATTATCGGCCAGGATTTAGATGTGCTTGATAAAGAAGCCACTAAAGTGTTCAACGTGATGAAGACCGTGCGGGGTGTCAGTGATTTGGGTGTATTTCGGAATCTAGGGCAGCCGGAGTTTCGCATTCTGCTCGATCCACAGAAACTGGCGTTGTACAACGTACCTACCGATGTGGCCCAGTCCGTCATTGAAACCGCTATCGGCGGCAAAACCGTGACCCAGTTCTATGAGGGCGAACGTCATTTCGACATAAAAGTGCGCTACGACGAACGATTTCGGTATTCGCCCGAACTGATCGAGAATTTGCTGGTACCAACCCGGTCGGGCAGTAAGATTCCCCTGAAAGAACTTGCCGATATTGGCACCCGGTCGGGTCCTGCTTTTGTCTATCGCGAAAACAACGCCCGGTTCATTGCCATCAAGTTTTCGGTGCGGGATCGTGATCTGGGAAGTACCATTGCCGAAGCGCAGAAGAAAGTGGGCCAGCAGGTAAAACTCCCTGAAGGTTTTCAGATGCGCTGGGCGGGCGAATTCGAGAACCAGACGCGGGCCGAGCGCCAGTTGGCCATTGTAGTGCCGATTAGTATCACCATCATTTTTCTAATCCTGCTATTCACCTTTGGTAGCGCGCTGGATGCGGCCCTGATTATTCTGAACGTACCCTTTGCCCTGATTGGCGGTATGCTCGCCCTTTGGCTGACGGGAATTAATTTCAGCATTTCGGCCGGGGTTGGTTTCATCTGTCTGTTTGGCGTATCGGTGCAGGATGGGGTTATTCTGATTAACCGCTTCAAGGAAAACTTACACAACAAACTGCCCATCAGTGAGGCCATTCGGGAGGGAGCCTTGACGCGGGTGCGCCCGGTGGTCATGACAGCCCTCATGGCGTCGCTCGGCCTGTTGCCAGCCGCCCTTTCGACCGGCATTGGCTCCGAAACGCAGAAACCACTAGCGACCGTTATGATAGGCGGACTGATTACCTGTACAATTTTATCGCTACTGATTCTACCGGTTACCTATGAGCTGATCCATAGCCGTCGTGCCCGGAAAGAACTGGCTCGCCATGAGTCGAAAAAGGTCCAAATACCTCATCACCCGTAA
- a CDS encoding efflux RND transporter periplasmic adaptor subunit — translation MKTFIPVVALGLFVAACSHKNKEDEKLPTSSADSSTSYLTDSVRQMSPEDELTLNGTVTFDQDNVVRVFPLVSGNVEKTNASLGAYVQKGQDLALIRSGDISTYTNNYQADKSDLEVAQQQLKNVSAQFKSGFASETDLLTAKNNVKKAEDELSKSANILRVYGGTSGNTNGASQPYFTVKSPIAGYIVEKNVNTGQDLRSDNQNPLYTISSLQQIWVLANVYEQDIPEIKQGQPVDIQVLAYPDKVFKGVISNVSSVLDEQARVLKVRIVLPNKDGMLKPDMFATIHVHLPNSSGVNGGKSLAVPQKAVVFDRDHYYVIVQTGKDKYEAREVTVLKNTTRYAFIEGGNLKPGDIVVTEGSLLLYNDLTD, via the coding sequence ATGAAAACATTCATTCCAGTCGTGGCGCTTGGGCTGTTCGTCGCGGCCTGCAGTCATAAAAACAAAGAAGACGAAAAACTGCCTACCTCCAGTGCCGATTCATCCACTAGTTACCTGACCGATTCGGTTCGCCAAATGAGCCCGGAAGATGAACTGACGCTAAATGGTACGGTTACGTTTGATCAGGATAATGTGGTACGCGTATTCCCGCTGGTGAGTGGAAATGTCGAAAAAACAAATGCATCGCTGGGAGCCTATGTACAAAAAGGGCAGGATCTAGCCTTGATTCGCTCAGGTGATATTTCGACGTATACAAATAACTATCAGGCCGACAAGTCGGATCTGGAAGTTGCACAGCAGCAGTTGAAAAATGTGTCTGCCCAGTTCAAATCAGGCTTTGCCTCGGAAACCGATCTTCTAACGGCCAAAAACAATGTCAAAAAAGCAGAAGACGAGTTGAGCAAATCGGCCAACATTTTACGGGTCTATGGCGGAACGTCCGGGAACACTAACGGAGCCAGTCAGCCCTATTTCACCGTTAAATCCCCAATTGCCGGGTATATAGTCGAAAAGAACGTCAACACAGGCCAGGATTTACGATCCGATAACCAGAACCCGCTCTATACCATCTCCAGCCTTCAGCAGATCTGGGTACTGGCCAATGTGTATGAGCAGGATATTCCCGAAATAAAGCAGGGCCAACCCGTCGATATTCAGGTACTGGCGTATCCCGACAAAGTATTCAAAGGCGTTATCAGCAACGTGAGCAGCGTACTCGACGAGCAGGCGCGGGTACTGAAAGTCCGTATTGTTCTGCCCAATAAAGATGGGATGCTCAAACCCGACATGTTTGCCACGATCCACGTCCATCTACCCAATTCGAGTGGTGTAAACGGAGGAAAATCGCTGGCTGTTCCGCAAAAAGCCGTCGTCTTCGACCGAGATCATTATTACGTGATTGTACAGACCGGCAAAGACAAATATGAAGCTCGTGAAGTAACAGTGCTGAAAAATACCACCCGCTACGCGTTCATTGAAGGCGGCAACTTAAAACCGGGCGACATCGTCGTCACCGAAGGCAGCTTACTCCTCTACAACGATTTAACGGACTAA
- the kynU gene encoding kynureninase — protein sequence MNYDNSLTFAQQLDQNDPLRHFRERFHIPQRDGKPLTYLCGNSLGLQPKSARATLKQELTTWQHLGVEGWFDKPESGEQPWLGYHITCKEALSEIVGAEPSEVCPMNALTVNLHLLLASFYRPAGKKIKILTIKGDFPSDQYALETHIKHRGLSVDDVLVEIAPHPDDNLIHTTDIQRAIIEQADSLALIWLSGLNYYTGQVYNMATLAETAQRHCIPIGFDLAHAIGNISLRMHDWGVDFATWCSYKYLNGGPGAVSGVFIHQKHHEQNLPRLAGWWGYREDRRFDMTPGFLPAPGADGWQVSTPNILALALHRAAISITAEAGMTALRQKSEHLTGYLEYLLTPFNDILILTPDDPNQRGCQLSLLVRKQGKSLFNYLTEQGIIGDWREPDCIRLAPTPLYNTFEDVWRVGAVLARFFQQ from the coding sequence ATGAACTACGACAACTCGCTCACTTTTGCCCAACAACTCGATCAGAATGACCCACTGCGTCACTTCCGGGAGCGCTTTCATATACCACAACGGGATGGTAAGCCTTTGACTTATCTGTGCGGTAACTCATTAGGCCTACAGCCCAAAAGCGCCAGAGCCACCCTGAAACAGGAATTAACTACCTGGCAACATCTCGGTGTTGAAGGCTGGTTTGATAAACCGGAAAGTGGGGAACAGCCGTGGCTTGGCTACCATATAACCTGCAAAGAAGCACTGTCAGAAATAGTTGGTGCCGAGCCTTCAGAGGTTTGTCCCATGAACGCCCTGACCGTCAACTTACATCTGTTACTGGCATCCTTTTATCGCCCAGCCGGAAAGAAAATCAAAATCCTGACCATCAAAGGTGATTTTCCATCCGATCAATATGCCCTTGAAACACACATTAAGCACCGAGGGCTTTCGGTTGATGATGTTCTGGTTGAAATCGCTCCACACCCCGACGACAACCTCATCCATACGACCGATATTCAGAGAGCCATCATTGAACAGGCCGATTCGCTGGCCCTGATCTGGCTGAGTGGCCTGAATTATTATACAGGTCAGGTCTACAACATGGCAACTCTAGCCGAAACGGCCCAAAGACATTGTATCCCCATTGGGTTCGACTTGGCCCATGCCATTGGCAACATCTCGCTCCGTATGCACGACTGGGGTGTTGATTTTGCCACCTGGTGTTCTTACAAATACCTGAATGGAGGCCCCGGTGCGGTATCCGGCGTATTTATTCACCAGAAACACCACGAGCAGAACTTACCCCGACTGGCGGGTTGGTGGGGCTACCGGGAAGATCGACGGTTTGACATGACACCGGGTTTTCTGCCAGCGCCCGGTGCTGATGGCTGGCAGGTAAGTACGCCGAATATTCTGGCACTGGCGCTGCATCGGGCGGCTATTTCCATCACGGCAGAAGCAGGCATGACAGCCCTGCGGCAAAAAAGCGAACACCTGACAGGTTATCTCGAATATTTATTAACACCCTTCAACGACATCCTGATTCTTACCCCCGACGATCCGAATCAACGCGGCTGTCAGCTTTCTCTACTTGTCCGTAAACAGGGAAAAAGTCTATTCAACTATCTAACCGAGCAGGGCATTATCGGCGACTGGCGTGAACCCGATTGCATTCGGCTGGCCCCTACTCCTTTGTACAACACCTTCGAAGATGTCTGGCGGGTCGGGGCTGTATTGGCTCGCTTCTTCCAACAATAG
- a CDS encoding nucleotide exchange factor GrpE yields the protein MENKDILDEQASMDTPQPDNLTNEEAVTVNGGETEEPTQTAPADDFIAETNRIGSELAELKDKYLRLYADFENFRRRTAKEKLDLIGNANEGVLQALIPVVDDFERALQSIDKTDDVAAVKEGVSLIYNKLFKTLESKGLKPMVSKGEPFNADLHESVTQFPAPSEDLKGKVIDEIEKGYYLNDKVIRFAKVIVGS from the coding sequence ATGGAAAATAAAGACATTTTGGACGAACAAGCGTCTATGGATACCCCACAGCCTGACAACCTGACAAACGAAGAAGCGGTAACGGTCAATGGTGGAGAAACTGAAGAACCCACACAGACGGCTCCAGCCGACGATTTTATTGCCGAAACCAACCGAATTGGCAGCGAATTAGCCGAACTGAAAGATAAATACCTGCGTTTATACGCTGATTTCGAGAACTTCCGCCGTCGTACAGCTAAAGAAAAACTCGATCTGATCGGTAACGCCAATGAAGGTGTATTGCAGGCGCTGATTCCTGTTGTCGATGATTTCGAACGGGCTTTGCAATCGATCGACAAAACCGACGATGTTGCTGCTGTCAAAGAAGGCGTCTCGTTGATTTATAACAAGTTATTCAAGACCCTTGAAAGCAAAGGCCTGAAACCGATGGTCTCAAAAGGCGAGCCATTCAATGCCGACCTGCACGAGTCCGTTACGCAATTTCCTGCCCCGAGCGAAGACCTTAAAGGTAAAGTGATCGACGAAATCGAAAAAGGATATTACCTGAATGACAAAGTCATCCGGTTCGCAAAAGTGATTGTAGGCAGTTAA
- a CDS encoding sialidase family protein produces MNDQGVVFRLSWPKQLVGIWLLWTGIVMSAWAQDFSQVPGVVIDHLPKSTRNFIGSPSLIILPNGNYIASHDIFGKGPTPQHTHVFESKDRGKSWQKIAELDSLWWASLFINKGALYLFGTTREYGRMSIRRSMDGGRNWSRVDEGILKEEDGYHCASVPVQVFKGRVWKGMERNVPVTSWGNFQSFVASAPVDADLLDPKSWTFTPRLIYNKSAWGPGNAWLEGNVVMNPKGEIWNLLRVNNLQDDQAAMYRTSDDGQTADSSTVTFIKLPGACKKFNIRFDPKTKRYFTFTNYALPKHRTYKRERARNAQVMLSSPDLETWTIHGIILYHPDIETAGFQYLDWQFDGNDIIVASRTAFDDGMGGADNQHNSNFLTFHRVENFRTYRTPAEWKPLLEGTIDFTVLK; encoded by the coding sequence ATGAACGATCAAGGAGTTGTATTTCGACTATCCTGGCCAAAGCAGTTAGTGGGTATCTGGCTGTTGTGGACAGGGATTGTAATGAGCGCCTGGGCACAGGATTTTTCGCAAGTGCCGGGCGTTGTCATCGATCATTTGCCCAAATCGACCCGTAATTTTATTGGCTCGCCTAGCCTCATTATTTTACCGAATGGAAACTACATCGCATCGCACGATATTTTTGGCAAAGGGCCTACTCCTCAGCATACGCATGTATTTGAGTCGAAAGATCGGGGTAAAAGCTGGCAAAAAATTGCTGAATTGGACAGCCTATGGTGGGCAAGCTTGTTTATCAACAAAGGTGCCTTGTACCTTTTCGGCACCACCCGAGAATACGGCAGGATGTCGATTCGGCGCTCGATGGATGGCGGACGGAACTGGAGCCGTGTTGACGAAGGGATTTTGAAAGAAGAGGATGGGTATCACTGTGCGTCGGTGCCGGTTCAGGTGTTTAAGGGCCGTGTCTGGAAAGGGATGGAGCGAAACGTGCCCGTAACGAGCTGGGGAAATTTTCAGAGTTTCGTGGCCTCTGCACCCGTAGATGCCGATCTGCTCGATCCGAAAAGCTGGACATTTACCCCCCGACTAATCTACAATAAATCGGCCTGGGGACCGGGTAATGCCTGGCTGGAGGGCAACGTAGTGATGAACCCCAAAGGCGAAATCTGGAATTTGCTGCGGGTCAATAATCTGCAAGACGATCAGGCAGCTATGTACCGCACGAGCGACGATGGACAAACGGCTGATTCCAGTACTGTGACCTTTATTAAGCTACCCGGCGCCTGCAAAAAATTCAATATTCGGTTCGACCCGAAAACTAAACGGTATTTTACGTTTACAAACTATGCACTTCCCAAACATCGGACATATAAGCGGGAAAGAGCCCGTAATGCGCAGGTAATGCTGTCGTCGCCCGATCTGGAAACCTGGACCATTCACGGCATTATCCTATACCATCCTGATATTGAGACGGCTGGTTTTCAGTACCTGGACTGGCAATTCGATGGGAACGATATTATCGTTGCATCACGGACGGCCTTTGACGATGGCATGGGCGGGGCTGATAATCAACATAATTCCAACTTCCTGACCTTCCACCGAGTCGAAAATTTCAGAACATACCGTACGCCTGCTGAGTGGAAGCCGCTACTGGAGGGGACTATCGATTTTACGGTGTTGAAATGA